The window actactctttctctcctttccctgtcCCTCTTCCACATCTGTTCCTTTTCTCCCAAGCTCCCTGGTGACAGATGCCAGCCCATATGAAGTGGGTCGAGCCCAAGAGCTGAACATCCAGCTGGGGCCCAAGGGGAGTGCGGAGGCTGTGGACTTGCTTTGTGACCTGCACAACACCACGTCCAACATGGGCCTCTGTATCATCTCCTACTCCTTCTCTGACTGGGTCTGCCTCCACATCTACAAGCACATCCAGGTGAGCTGAATCTGCACAAAGGTAAATCATAAACTTTAGTGTGTATAAATCATCTGTAGATTAGATTGGACTCCAATGCATTAATATCCAATACAATTGATTACAATCCATTACAGGGATTAAAAGGGGACAATTCAAACGGTCTGTGGTTCAGAcaaactgttgtctgaacaggCTTATTCAGATTCATACAAGACATGTGCCTTTTTTATCTGTTCTCAGAAGAAGATAACTTCTATGCCTGTGAGGTTAATCTTGCTGGATATACCCCTTTCTGAGGCTTACTCCCAGGAATCTCTGGGAAAGCATGGCATAGGtacgtgtgtcagtgtgtatgtgagagagatacATACTGATAAAGTATAAGTGGGTTTAATGCACTTTATTTGGATAGGATTGTGCTTGTGTGGATGTCCAGGGACATGCACATTTCATTATGCTCATGGAGTTTCTATTTACAATTCCATTACAACTGCCATGCATATTTCTCAAAGTATACTGATGaataaagtgttttgtccgtctcttcactAACGGAGTGACTAAATTCGGTTGAGATCTggaagtattatcaatctgcagatagggagagaaaaccagacctttgacaataaatgacaacacaacaccaggcttaggtctcaattaTGTTTCTCTCAGCTTTGAATGCCGGAGGACCATTttttttatagggcacaagaaagtAAACACAGAGGCTGTAATGGTGTTACAACAGTCACaaagaaagagattcacagctcccagtccatgaccactctcagggcagagaTCATAGTTTGAGCTCTCCCCGTAGTCATCAcaagggacgtttacccagtagtTTTTCCTGACCCTGGACATCTATCAGCCTGACAAATAGACACAATcaactcttattaatagcaaacGCTTAGTTTCGATTAGTGAACATAAGTACACCGGAAATTCAATTTATTCCACAATACATTTCTAATTTCTCTTACTGCAGCAATTGAGGTTGGTCCACAGCCACATGGGGTGGTCAGAGCTGATATCTACAACGCGATGAAAGAGGCAGTTGATCAGACACTAGACTGGGTCAAAGATTTCAACTCAGGTACTTGAGCTACAACTCCTAGATAACACACTGTAATTTTCTGTAAGAAACACTATATTATATCTTCCCATCTTATCTCACCCAGGAAGTGTCTTTGAAGGGGGTAAATTGGAGGTGTTCACTTTCATGAGTGTGGTTGACTACCCAAGACACCCTGAGACAAATCAAATCATGGCAGCTATCCACCCCCAACTACAGGTACTGTACATGAAAATTCATAATCTAAATTTGCCCCAAATGTGTTGTACTAATAAGGGCCGCCTATATTTACCAAAagtaaaggttttttttttttttattgtattcaGTTTTATTATACAATTGCTCTTTCTAGGACAGAGACTTCTGTCTTCTCCAGAAGGGGGACCCAATTTTTCTGTCGTTTTCGGGAGAAACGGTGCATTATGAAGGGGAAGAGCCACTCTACCCATTCTTTGTGAATGAAAGAGCATACTACGAGAAGAATATTGCCTTTCGCCTAGCACAGAAGAAAATGATAACTATTCCATGCTTGCAAGTGAATAAAGATTGAGGAATATTTCCTTGTCTAATGTAATTTCAGTCTCAATGTAATGGTTATTTCTTATCTCAGATATTTCTACTCTGTAAACAAATGTGAAGTTAAATGGACACTTGCAGACACATTAACTGTACTTGTATTTTTTATGTTGTTCAGTTGTTCAGACTTAATCCTTAAAACGGTTTAGTTCTTGCTGAATCATCAAGTCAAGCAGCCTCAATTcatttattgaaaatgtattcatacacacacaaatacactgtgTGCTTTAGGCTGTACTATATATAAAACACTTATAAAATCCACAATTCACACCACAGTAAACTGTATTGTTGAGTGAGGTATCCTTTTCCCAAGCTAACATGGGGGTTATTGCAGTCTGAAAAAAATAAGATAAGAAGATAGCTGGAGTGGTATTAAATGAGCAAGGATGGTTTACATTTAAATAAACATCCATAATCATAAGTGACAATAATTTTGAGGGAGTGGTTACATTCCGGTAAGTGACATTCGATCAGCATATACCACGAAAATGTATGAAACCGATTATTATCTGATCAGATCATAGATAAAAGTAGGTTAAATAGTCTCTAGAAGGTTCAATAATTTacagaaataaaacaaaaaacatttgggAACATCCACATAATGGCTGAAGTAACCTAATCATGCATACATTCAGCAAGCTACTGTAAATAGTTTAGGAGTGATGGCAACAGATAAAGGCAAGAAATGTATGCATTTAATTTCACAATTATTTTTCTTGAATCGAAGTGTACAGAAAAAATAAAACTAAGTAGAAAACATCAATTCTAAAGAAACCATTATTCATAATGGGTGTGGGTATAGGTTTGGTGAGAGAAACGTCCAATataaaactgtttttgtggattATGCCCAATTTAAGGTTGTACTGGCAAAAGGTAGGATTCAGCACGGTTGTGCTTTTAGGTGGAATATGGGATTTTAAACCCTATTTTCATTCAGGTGAGTATTAGATGAAGTGGTTCTTAGTTTCACTCCATAAGGTCTGTATTTAGGATTGCCATGACAACCTACTTGGCTATGCTACTAGTTGTGGTTATTGTAGTTCATTTGACATTGCCCCTTGATGTTTTCCTGTAGGCAGTGACCTTGTGGGTAATGAATTTCTTGATCCTCTATGCCACCCTGTAGGCGGTCATACGGGTGTAGGTCTGTCGGTGGCTCCTTGCAGCCCACAGGAACAAGGCAGCAGACATCATCTGtagtggagaggagatgagggccaGGTAGAGGGACCAGCCTAGTGAGCCATCCACACCCTTGGGCAGGTCTGAGGCCCTGTGGAGCAGGTCCATCCCAGCCAGGAAACAGCACACAGTCCCTAGCGAACACAGTCCTGTAGGGGGAAGGATAGGGAAGGATCTTTAGCAGTTATCCTATTCCATTTCATACTAAATGTACAGAAATTGGAAGCTAGCAGAGCAGTGACAGACTGTACACTCCTCTCACCTGCCAGTAGGTGGAGTACTCCCACtcccagggtgggggtgaggctgcGGCACAGGCAGGCGCACACCCCGATCAGCCCGCTGAGGAAGACCAGGGCCAGGGACACAAGGGGCAGTAGGAACTGACATCTCCACAGGTCTGCTCCCACAGAGAATAAACACATTGGATTATACAAACATCTCAGATTAAGTCAGTGGGTGTATGAGAGCGAAGGTAAAAGTGAGGGAATGGTTCTCACAGGTCCTCAAAAGGTCTTCTCCACTGTTATGGTTCCCTGGTTCCTTATACTTGGGATCAAACTGTTGTGGCAGAGTGAAGCTCACACACTGGGTAACCATTGTGGGATctaagggagaaaaaaaaagggataaAATCATAAGTCATATATTTGCGACTGAATGTGATACTATATATGAGCAGAGATGTGTagcctatgagtgtgtgtttgtgtgcgtgtgtccatgaGCCAGGACATAGTCTCATCCTCACCAGGCTCTTTGAACCAGTGTGACTGTCCAGGCACCAAGATACATCTCCACCACAGTCCCAGAATCCCATTCAGCTGGAAAAGGGTGTCACTGTAGGCCCTCTCATCAAACTCGTCATGGATGAACTCTTCCTGGAGCTCTGAGATGTTGCTAGCTTCATTTTTCGTAGGCAGACTGTGATACTGGTACCAGTGCTGGGTTCCGATAGCGACAGATAAATAGACTGTAGCTAGAAGGCTCAGAACTGTCCCAATGACCAGGGCTGTCGCATAGCGGTTATCTACCATGGTTTACGGTAGACCGAGAGTTTGCTGTACAGTAAGTGGGTATGGGCGGGATTATGTGTGATGTCTTGGTTTAAGTCTTGATTGTCTACTTTTTTCTTCAGCTGTGTTATAGAATCCCTACTGCCAAGAGTCGTTTTTGGTTGTATTCATCTTCATGCTTCGACCAAGCAAAGCTCCAACAGGACCTTTTCGGTTGGATTGTGCCTAATCCGTGTTCGTTAACAGAATGAAAGTGGTTCTCCTCTCACTGAATCACGACCAGGTACAGTTGATGTACAATAGATAACGTTAGACGGAAGTACATTCAGTGTAATCAACGTTATAtcgtaggctagctagtcagtaTGTAGACTAGAGCTTGAAAGCTAGCTAGATCTAGCGAGTAAATTAGCCCAAACAATACCAAGGCTATTGCAACTATTAACAATGTTGTCATTTATATTGTAGCTAGTCACACAGACATGTTAATGGATAAGGTCAATACAGAACCACAACAAATTAATATAGTTTTAGCTGTGGTAATAGCTGTATTTCGTACTCACACGGAGTCCCTTTCCGGCTGATCGAGTGTGTGTACTTCTAGCAGTActagcagagcctgtttaaggagagccttgccactccctattaagccccattgtaccgaatttggctgcagttccaccagagttccactgagggtgatcgcgagcgagtgcatgttgaatgggagtctatggagctaaacggctaaatttgtatctttcgcctgattgtcgttgaaaAATCtccgatttgattgtagtttttgcatgttcaacatggattataggtcgaaagttatcctttcgatttcttacagggtgagtcgttgttgcccataacacgctagcattctgctaatgaatgctgattggttagtcaAGGACTGATACCATAGACTGATACgacctggggcccgttctccgtacgtcgcttattacatccgagatcaaatgacacatccaagatgacatcatcttgcttatcatgatctggctaattcggttcttcgaacacacttgtttatgattagtatagctgtaTTGAGTTATGCCAGAGCctgtttttaactcctccccgactgcaagcggctactctcgccggtcgtttcatgcagccgcagtccatgtcgaacgcacctaatggtTCTCccattagacattctctggtactagTACCGGGTGTAGTTGGGAGACTCAATGTCAACGTGTgtctgggtaatgtagtttcTTTAGTTTAGACATATTTTAGGCGCTTCCTAAAAGTGTATCGGAAGCGATATAAACTTGGCTACTGAAGCCGAAAATGTTGGCCCTTAAAAACCTTCATGCACTGACTGACGATGCTGGCAAAACATAGTATCCACCTCTTTGAAAGGTTTTGGCATATGACTCTGGGTTAGACTATAGATCtagcgagacaataaagtgggTACACTCTGAATTCCGTTGTCTAAATTAATACGTACAAATACGATGCAAATTCTCCCTGCattatgcaaacacacaaactccaaTGAAGATAACACAATAAAGTAATCATAATATCCCCAACGGCTGCATCATGGGCACAAGCACTGAAAGTGGTgccaagtaggcctacaccagtGTCTGCTTACATATTTGATAAAAAATACGCAAATTATTTGACTAAAATCTGCTTTTTATTTCAAGTATTTTAAAAGTTTGAAAAGGCTTGTGCATCACAATGACATGTTATATACATTGCAAATGATTTGTAAAAAGTGCAAAAGAATTATATTTTATGATTACAAAAAATCCCAATGATAAATTCCATAAAAATAGCATATATTGAAGAACCCCTGGCAGAGGAGTCACtaaacaaaacatcaaaaaaGCAGTTCAGAATTTGGCACATTATCCTGCCATGCTTTTATGAATTTGCAGTTAAAGTAGATGCATTTTACAGTACTCACGAATTAACAAGCTAAACTGACTGTCAGCACCACTCAAAGTGCTGAAGTTCTGTAATTTGAACATTTGAATAAAAACAAGTGTAAATTAAAGTGAGAAATATCACAGAACACAATTAACTAGGTAGTACAATCAGCCTTTAACCTTATTAAAGttaaatgtatgtttttaaAGATTATAAACATTAAATGCCACATCCCAAAACTGAACCCTTATCCTCAACAATATTTGTAGAGTAGGAGTTGAGTGTGCAGCTAATATGGTATTTATACAAAGAACACAGAACCTGATCCAGTAGTTTGAAGTATAGCTGTCCTCATAGTACCTACACCAATAAAGTCTGTATGGATAAGGCTGGGTGATATAAGACAGGGATATAATGAATAGTGCAAGCTCTAGTGCAAACTAGATTTCCTGATGTGCATTGGCAAGGAGAATCACAGCCAATTGTTCTTATAAAACAGTATCCCTTTGTGATTGTACTCTGACTTGACCGTCGCATTGAGGACTGGGGTGATGGTGAACTTCACAGTGCAGGGCCCGGGAGCGCCCTCAAGCTCAAGAACCGTCACGTTATTGGGCATGGCTGTGCTGAGGATACTGGCAGGCACGTACAAGGTCACCTGAGGGCCTCTGGAGGGCCAGTACCGGCCTAAGTTAAAACCATTGATCCAAACCTGTCCctgatggaaaaaaaacaacaaaacgaatacatttactTGATAATGCATTATGTGTTGGATATGTTTCACGCTAATTCCATTACATAAATATGTGATTACCTTATTAATTACAACAATGTTAAAATGCATAATTAATTAAATCTATTCATAACCAGGAGCCATGTTGACACTTGCCTTCCTCCAGCCAGGGAAATAAATGTAAGTGTCCTGGGGCAAGTCTGGGATGCCCTCGGGTATAGCAAAGCTGCCCACATAGAAGGCCGGAGTGGaaaggtgtgaggggggggcagcagtgatAGCCCCCTCAAAAGAGTCAGTTTTCCAGAGGAGTCCCTGGCTGATGGCCTCATCAATGCTGAGGCTGTATGTGATCCAGCCCTCAAGCACATCTGCTTCCAGAGTCAAGTTGGATACCAGTCCCTGGGAGGTATAAGTCAAATTCACAAAGAAATATGACCAGTGACACAAATCACAGTTTTACCAACAAACATACAAAAACGTCATTGCAAAGATTTTGGTACCGCTCAAACTACCGCTCAACTAAAAGTGGGAAAGAACCTTAAAGTCGTTGATCTCTTTTCCATAGTTGACCCTTCCCATATTTTCCACTAGAATGTCCACCTGGCTGCCAGCCTTCCCCGTGATATTCATGGTTTGGGCTTTGTTCCGTTCAAGGATACCCACGGCAACCTGATTAAAAGTCACAACATTACATTTCAGTGGTAAAAATGTATACATAAACTGAAATGTAGCCTGGTAACCAGACCAATCTGCAAGCTAATGGTGTCTTTGCTCTGGCAGATGGGTCTGGCTACCTTCCCATTCAAGCAGATTTCCCTCTGGCATGAAAGGTGCTGGGCCAATCACAACCATTTATCTGATATGGGGTGTGTTTAATACCATGGCTGTACAGAGGAGGGCCGTTGAGGCATTTTCATAACACAAGATGATAATTTGTTGCTCTGATTGTTTGTATCTATCCAATTCTATCAAATTGCATCCAGAGGCATTTTGGTCTGCACCCATTGAGAAAGCCCTTTGGATATAGCAAATTAACTGAGAGGTTCCAGACTAATACACATTTACAAATTGGTCTTGCCATTCCAGGCTAGTGTGAAGTGAAGAGAATAACAATCTATTTTTAAAACAGCACCCTCTTGTGTTTGTACTCAGAATTGATGGCAGCATTATGAACAGCAAGTTTTAGGACTAAAAAATAACTAAGAAACACCACCCATGACACCAAGAACTCACCCCATTTATTGACACGTAGGCTCTGTCGTGGACTCCATTCAAGGGAGAAGACAGAGGGGTGGGAGAGCTGCAGTCAAAAGGTAGTATAGTCCGATAGAGAACAAACCCAAAGGCCTAACGGGGACAGGAAATAAATATCGCAATTAAGAGGTTTATGTATATTGTTAAATACATcatataaaaaatacattttcagatTCTGGAATTATATCAAAAAGTATTTTGTTGTATAATTCACAAAACGTTTTTCGGGAGTACCTGCTTCATGTCAATGAAGTTAAGAGGGTAAGTGCTTTTGACAGGTCCAGAGAAAGACAATACTTTTAGGGCATCAGTCACGGTCTGGTACTGTaaagggcagggcagagcaAATCCAATTCACTTCAAGCAAGAAAATAAAGCTTGGAAGATCCAAATGCATATCAACAATACCCAATCAACAATAACATTTGTTAAGTATATGGTTCTAAACATTTTGTCTGACCCTCACCTTCTTCATTTGTACAGGTCCATATGCATATTTAGGAGTTGTCGGAGGAACTGGACCTTCTGGAATCTTGTGGTACTATTTAGATGAAGAATAGAAACTGGATGTAGGTTTTTTATGCCTTTGAAACTATAAAGAACGGTCAACTGCTTGTTTATATTCAGTTTCTTATTGTGTTTGTACTGGGACCGTCTGACTGTAAAGTTCTGGCACAGAACTTAAAAAAATGAAATCTAAGCCACATACCATTTTTATCACATCTCGGATGGCAAAGTACTTGTCTGTAAGATCTCCAGCCTCCGTTAGTGGTGCGTTGTAATCGTAGCTAGTAGGCTGAGGGGCGTAGGGTGTATTAGCACCTAGAAACACCAGTAGATCTTCTTATTAACAGCCCTCAACATGATCATTATCTCTCCATCAAAAGAATGGTTTGGTAACCGAAGGACCACTCACCATTCCAGTATTCAAAATTTGTCCCTCCAATGAACATGTACCTGCAAAGTTACATGTGATGCTTACAACCATATCATTTGTTATTAATGACTAGTAACAGCCTAACCATGTATAGGGTTACATTCATGTACACTGTTTGTGTATTCATGTGCAATGTACATACATATTTTCCCCTACCAACTTCACTACCAAGCAAGGTCTATCCCCCGCCTCCCTGCCGTTTCTGCCTGTTTCAGTCTCATCTACCTATAGACCTCTGTCTATGCTTTTCACAATTACAATAACTAACAGCTACTACTAGCAGATAATCAGAGGGGGGTCCACAGTTTTAACAGCGTTACAGTGGTTAGTGCCACAGCATTGGTGGGTGACTCACATGTTTACATTAGCACCCAAGGCGAGGATCTCGTTCAGGGACTTTGCTACAATGGAGGTGGACACTACTGCATGGGGCTCTCCCCAGTGGTCAAG of the Osmerus eperlanus chromosome 14, fOsmEpe2.1, whole genome shotgun sequence genome contains:
- the glb1 gene encoding beta-galactosidase, with translation MPSSKLCPLVEMAVTGVGVLFLCLLLDCTRGAPRTFSVDYKSDCFRKDGEEFRYISGSIHYNRIPRVYWKDRLLKMYMAGLNTIQTYVPWNYHEPSPNRYDFGRDRDLDHFLQLAHDLGLLVILRPGPYICGEWDMGGLPAWLLNKKDIVLRSSDPDYIAAVDKWMGKLLPMIKHFLYQNGGPIITVQVENEYGSYFACDYNYLRHLIALFRSHLGDEVVLFTTDGAGLGYLKCGSIQGLYATVDFGPGGNVTAAFEAQRHAEPHGPLVNSEFYTGWLDHWGEPHAVVSTSIVAKSLNEILALGANVNMYMFIGGTNFEYWNGANTPYAPQPTSYDYNAPLTEAGDLTDKYFAIRDVIKMYHKIPEGPVPPTTPKYAYGPVQMKKYQTVTDALKVLSFSGPVKSTYPLNFIDMKQAFGFVLYRTILPFDCSSPTPLSSPLNGVHDRAYVSINGVAVGILERNKAQTMNITGKAGSQVDILVENMGRVNYGKEINDFKGLVSNLTLEADVLEGWITYSLSIDEAISQGLLWKTDSFEGAITAAPPSHLSTPAFYVGSFAIPEGIPDLPQDTYIYFPGWRKGQVWINGFNLGRYWPSRGPQVTLYVPASILSTAMPNNVTVLELEGAPGPCTVKFTITPVLNATVKSEYNHKGILFYKNNWL
- the cldnd1b gene encoding claudin domain-containing protein 1b, with protein sequence MVDNRYATALVIGTVLSLLATVYLSVAIGTQHWYQYHSLPTKNEASNISELQEEFIHDEFDERAYSDTLFQLNGILGLWWRCILVPGQSHWFKEPDPTMVTQCVSFTLPQQFDPKYKEPGNHNSGEDLLRTYLWRCQFLLPLVSLALVFLSGLIGVCACLCRSLTPTLGVGVLHLLAGLCSLGTVCCFLAGMDLLHRASDLPKGVDGSLGWSLYLALISSPLQMMSAALFLWAARSHRQTYTRMTAYRVA
- the LOC134033268 gene encoding N-acyl-aromatic-L-amino acid amidohydrolase (carboxylate-forming) B-like isoform X1, with the translated sequence MEQVSLPPLSRVAVCGGTHGNEMSGVYVVREMQRQKVEKVGSASVTTVISNPRAVEVCRRYTDTDLNRCFTDDILSSLVTDASPYEVGRAQELNIQLGPKGSAEAVDLLCDLHNTTSNMGLCIISYSFSDWVCLHIYKHIQKKITSMPVRLILLDIPLSEAYSQESLGKHGIAIEVGPQPHGVVRADIYNAMKEAVDQTLDWVKDFNSGSVFEGGKLEVFTFMSVVDYPRHPETNQIMAAIHPQLQDRDFCLLQKGDPIFLSFSGETVHYEGEEPLYPFFVNERAYYEKNIAFRLAQKKMITIPCLQVNKD
- the LOC134033268 gene encoding N-acyl-aromatic-L-amino acid amidohydrolase (carboxylate-forming) B-like isoform X2 — encoded protein: MSGVYVVREMQRQKVEKVGSASVTTVISNPRAVEVCRRYTDTDLNRCFTDDILSSLVTDASPYEVGRAQELNIQLGPKGSAEAVDLLCDLHNTTSNMGLCIISYSFSDWVCLHIYKHIQKKITSMPVRLILLDIPLSEAYSQESLGKHGIAIEVGPQPHGVVRADIYNAMKEAVDQTLDWVKDFNSGSVFEGGKLEVFTFMSVVDYPRHPETNQIMAAIHPQLQDRDFCLLQKGDPIFLSFSGETVHYEGEEPLYPFFVNERAYYEKNIAFRLAQKKMITIPCLQVNKD